Sequence from the Kribbella aluminosa genome:
ACCGTCATCAGCCGAGGCGGCAGCCCGACCCGGCGCCCGATCGCGGTCGCGGCGACCGCGTCCGTCGGGCTGACGACGGCGCCGAGCGCGACCGCGAGCGCGAACGAGATACCCGGGAACAGCGCGTGCACGAGTGCCCCGATCACGAGCGCCGACACGATCACCATCACGACCGACAGCCACGAGATCAGCCCGAAGTTCCGCCGTACGTCGATCACCGGCAGCTTGACTGCCGACGTGTACAGCAGCGGCGGCAGCACGCCCGCGAGGATGATCTCCGGCTCGATGTGGATGGCCGGCGTACTCGGCAGGTAGCTGGCGCCGATGCCGAGCGCGACCAGCAGCAGGGGCGCCGCGACGCCGGTCCGCCGCGCGAACACCGAGGCCGCGATCATGATCGCGAGCCCCGCACCGGCAATCAGAACGATCTGGTGGTCCACGCGACCACACTCTAACTTCCGCAGCAGAGGATGTAGAGAACGCCACCACGGCTCCGTCCTCCGGGCAAAGAACACCCTCCGGAGGAGACTGACACAATGGCAATCAAGCGCATGGACCACATCGGCGTCGTGGTCGAGGACCTGGCAGCGGCGAAGGCGTTCTACTTCGAGCTCGGCATGGAGCTCGTCGGCGAGACGACGGTCTCCGGCCCGTGGGTGGAGGGCGTGTCGGGCATGCCTGGCGTGGTCGCGGACATCTCGTTCCTCCGCACCCCGGACGGACACGGGCAGCTGGAGCTGACGACGTACCGTACGCCGCTCGCGACGACGCTCGAGCCGTCCGCGCCGCCGAACACGCTCGGTATCCGGAACCTGATGTTCGTCGTCGACGACGTCCAGGACACCGTCGCGCGGCTGAAGGCGCACGGCGGCGAGCTGGTCGGCACCGTCGAGGAGCACTCCCCCGGGCTGCACTTCTGCTACCTGCGCGGCCCCCAGGGCGTCATCGTCGCGCTCGCCGAGGAGTAACTGGCCCCAAATTGTCGATGGCACGGTCTAACCTGCGATGCATGAACCGGATCGATCGGCTGTACGCCCTCGCGGAGGAGTTGCGCGCGGCCGGCGCCCGCGGGCGTACGGCGCGGCAACTGGCGGCGCGCTTCGAGGTCAGCGTGCGGACCATCGAGCGCGACCTGAGCGCGCTCGGGCAGGCCGGCGTACCGCTGGCGGCCAAGCAGGGGCGCACCGGCGGGTATTCCGTGGACCGCGCGATGAGCCTCCCGCCGCTGAACTTCACGCCGCGGGAGGCGATGGCGGTCGCGGTGGCGCTGAGCCGCAGCGAGCACGTGCTGTTCGCGCGGGACTCCCGGACCGCGCTGCAGAAGATCGTCGCCGCGATGCCGCAGCGGGACCTCGACGAGGCGCGGACCGCCACCGCCAAGGTGCGGTTACTGGTGCAGCGGACGCCGGACCCGGACGGCGAGGTCGCGGAGCAGATCTGGCGGGCGGTGCGGCACAGCCAGGTGCTGCGGATCCAGTACACCGATGTCGGAGGTGTCGAGACGGTCCGCGAGATCGAGCCGCAACACGTCGTCGTCGGGCCGAACGGGTCGTACCTGACCGCCTGGTGCCACCTGCGGCAGGAGGACCGGGTGTTCCGGATGGACCGGATCACCAAGGCCGAGCGGACCGCGACGCTGCTGCTGCGCCCGCCGGCCTCTGACGAGCTGCATGTCGACGGGTACGAGACCAGGCTGCCGGACGCCGCGCTGCATCCGGAAGATCTTTTTCCAACTCCGACATAGGGCTGTCGCCAACCGCTGGAAACGTGGTTCTCACAGTTCACTCGAGTTGAAGGAGAAGTCCCATGAGTACTCCCGCGCCTGGCACGCTGGCCTGGTTCGAGGTCGCCACCGACAACCCGGAGGCGGCGGAGAAGTTCTACGGCAGCCTGTTCGACTGGTCGTTCGATTCGTCCGGCAGCCAGACCTCCGGCGGCCTCGACTACCGCAACATCACCGCCTCCGGCGCGCAGCAGGCGATGGGCGGCCTGTTCGCGACCAAGGGCGAGCTGCCGAACCACGCCGTCTTCTACATCCTGGTCGCCGACATCGAGGCGACCTGCGCGGACGCCGAGCAGCTCGGCGGCACGGTGATCAACAAGCGGATCGGTATCGGCGGCGGTACGCCGGACTTCGCCTACCTGCGCGACCCGGCCGGCAACCAGTTCGCGGTCTTCACGCCGCGCCCCGAGTGATGAACCCCGCCCGATGACACCTGATAACCACCCGTCCCCGCCGGCCGACACCGGCGGGGACGGGCGGGAATCTGCCCGGGCGCTGTACGACGAGCTCACCGACGACCTGCTCTACGACCCGGCGATCGGCTACGGCACGATCATGGGCCACCCCTGCATCCGGCTGGCCGGCCGGTTCGTCACCTGCCTGGAGCGAAACGGCACCGGGCTGATCCTCAAACTCCCCGCCGACCGCGTGACCGCAGTGATTGCCGACGGCACCGGAGTCCCGTTCACCGCCAACCGCGCCCCGATGCGCGAGTGGGTGACGATCCCGACCGCCGACCGGGCGGTCTGGCAGACCCTCCTCGAGGAGGCGGTCGCCTTCGCCCGCAGCACCCTGGGCAAGGCGGAACGATCGTGACGCTCAGACGGCCAGCCGGCCGCCGTCGATCGGGAGGGTGGCGCCGTGGATCAGGGACGCCGCGTCGGAGGCGAGGAACACGACGCCGGCGGCGATCTCCTCCGGTGTCCCGACCCGCTGGAGCGGCGTCGTACCGGCGAGGACGTCGAGGTTCTCCCCCATCACCGCCGTGCCCTCGGTCCGCGTCGGGCCGGGGCTGACCGCGTTCACCCGGACGCCGGCCGCCCCGAACTCGGCGGCCCACGCCTTCGTCAGCAGCTCGAGTGCCGCCTTGCTCGACCCGTACGCCGCCATCCCGGCCATCCCGACGTACGCGACCACCGTGGTCAGGTTCACGATCGCGCCGGATCCGCGCGCCGCCATCAACGGCGCCAGCTCGGCGACCAGGTAGAACGGCGCGCGGACGTTCACGGCGTACACCGCGTCGAAGTCGGCGTCCGGTACGTCGGCCGTCGGGCCGAACGGGTAGGTCCCGGCGTTGTTCACGAGTACGTCGACGTGCCCGCCGCCGAGGTCGATCGCCTGCTTGGCGAGAGCGCGCACACTCGCCAGGTCGGTCAGGTCGGCCGGCACGAAGTCCGCCGTACCGCCGGCGGCGCGGATCGTGTCCAGCACCTGCTGGCCGCGGTTGGTGTCCCGGCCGCTGACCACCACGTGCGCACCGCGCGCGGCGAGCTGCTCGGCCACGGAGCGGCCGATCCCGCTGTTGCCACCGGTCACGAGTGCGGTCCGGCCGGCGAAGTCCTGCGTCATATCGGTTCCATTCACTGGGTGGAGTCGTTGGCTCCGATGGTTCACCGACGAAATTGGAGTATCAACTCCAAAATCAGTACGGTGGCGGTATGCCCGACACCAAACGACTCACCCGGAAGGGACAGGCGACCCGGGACCGGATCGTCGCGGCCGCGGCGCGGCTGATGCTCGAGCAGGGGGTCGCCCGGACCACGATCGAGGACATCCAGGCGGCCGCCGGGGTCAGCCCGTCGCAGCTGTACCACTACTTCCCGGGCAAGGACGCGCTGGTGTCGGCGGTGATCGACCACCAGGCGGCGCAGGCGCTCGACGTACAGCAGGGCTGTCTGCAGCGGCTCGACTCGATCGACGCGCTCGGGCACTGGCGGGACGTGATGATCAACATCCTGACCGAGATGCAGTGCGTCGGCGGGTGCCCGCTCGGGTCACTGGCGAGCGATCTGTCCGAGAGCGACCCGGTCGCCCGGAACCAGTTGGCGGCCGCGTTCGCGCAGTGGCAGGAGCTGATCCGGCAGGGCCTGCTCGACATGCAGCGACGCGGCGAACTCGCCCCCGACGCGAACCCGGGCAACCTGGCCGTCGCGATGCTCGCCGCCGTCCAGGGCGGCCTCCTCCTCAGCCAGGTCAACCGCGACCCGGCACCCCTACGGATCGCCGTCGACACGATGATCGATCACCTGCACGCGTTGACGCGCCCCATGGTTCCGTAAGGTTCGGGGTATGGGTAGCAGTGTCTACGTTGCTTCGGTGGAGGGGACTACCGGGAAGTCGACCGTGGCTCTCGGGGTGCTTCATCAGTTGTCGCGGCGGGTCGGGCGGGTGGCGGTGTTCCGGCCGATCGTGCGCGCCGACACCGCGACGCACGGCGGGCGGGACTACGTTCTCGAGCTGCTCATCTCGCAGGACGCGGTCGAGCAGTCCTACGAGGACGGGGTCGGGGTCACGTACGACGCTGTGCACGCGGACCCGGACGCCGCCCTGGACACGATCGTGCAGCGGTACCACGCGATCGCGGAACAGGCCGACGCGGTGGTGATCGTCGGCAGCGACTACACGGACGTGGGTACGCCGACCGAGTTCTCGTTCAACGCCAAGATCGCGGCGAACC
This genomic interval carries:
- a CDS encoding VOC family protein, with the translated sequence MAIKRMDHIGVVVEDLAAAKAFYFELGMELVGETTVSGPWVEGVSGMPGVVADISFLRTPDGHGQLELTTYRTPLATTLEPSAPPNTLGIRNLMFVVDDVQDTVARLKAHGGELVGTVEEHSPGLHFCYLRGPQGVIVALAEE
- a CDS encoding helix-turn-helix transcriptional regulator, translated to MNRIDRLYALAEELRAAGARGRTARQLAARFEVSVRTIERDLSALGQAGVPLAAKQGRTGGYSVDRAMSLPPLNFTPREAMAVAVALSRSEHVLFARDSRTALQKIVAAMPQRDLDEARTATAKVRLLVQRTPDPDGEVAEQIWRAVRHSQVLRIQYTDVGGVETVREIEPQHVVVGPNGSYLTAWCHLRQEDRVFRMDRITKAERTATLLLRPPASDELHVDGYETRLPDAALHPEDLFPTPT
- a CDS encoding VOC family protein; this translates as MSTPAPGTLAWFEVATDNPEAAEKFYGSLFDWSFDSSGSQTSGGLDYRNITASGAQQAMGGLFATKGELPNHAVFYILVADIEATCADAEQLGGTVINKRIGIGGGTPDFAYLRDPAGNQFAVFTPRPE
- a CDS encoding SDR family NAD(P)-dependent oxidoreductase, which produces MTQDFAGRTALVTGGNSGIGRSVAEQLAARGAHVVVSGRDTNRGQQVLDTIRAAGGTADFVPADLTDLASVRALAKQAIDLGGGHVDVLVNNAGTYPFGPTADVPDADFDAVYAVNVRAPFYLVAELAPLMAARGSGAIVNLTTVVAYVGMAGMAAYGSSKAALELLTKAWAAEFGAAGVRVNAVSPGPTRTEGTAVMGENLDVLAGTTPLQRVGTPEEIAAGVVFLASDAASLIHGATLPIDGGRLAV
- a CDS encoding TetR/AcrR family transcriptional regulator, whose amino-acid sequence is MPDTKRLTRKGQATRDRIVAAAARLMLEQGVARTTIEDIQAAAGVSPSQLYHYFPGKDALVSAVIDHQAAQALDVQQGCLQRLDSIDALGHWRDVMINILTEMQCVGGCPLGSLASDLSESDPVARNQLAAAFAQWQELIRQGLLDMQRRGELAPDANPGNLAVAMLAAVQGGLLLSQVNRDPAPLRIAVDTMIDHLHALTRPMVP